The Vicia villosa cultivar HV-30 ecotype Madison, WI linkage group LG1, Vvil1.0, whole genome shotgun sequence genome includes a region encoding these proteins:
- the LOC131644450 gene encoding protein OSB1, mitochondrial-like yields MALEQTVSSTSLRNLITFPQNPNSTLKFKPPCFTTLPSKLTNRNLNFNLKLNCSNSTPNVAYPKPSEIPWNKDLCNSVSLIGFVGNPVEIKHLPSGKSVAWTRLSVKKNATQTSWIHLTFWDELAHVASQHLQKGHQIHVSGRLVTDTVDSAEGKQQTYYKVVAQKVSFIDRSELPAPSHDKDFDFITSDDGKKNYAASNMTGSVVELWQVFFANPAEWWDNRLNKRNPKAPDFKHKDTGEALWIDGRSTPPWVKSQLEILDMRMGSHTGQNGRTAINMVTPDEILSF; encoded by the exons ATGGCATTGGAGCAAACAGTATCATCAACCAGTTTGCGAAACCTCATCACCTtccctcaaaaccctaattccaccCTCAAATTCAAACCCCCATGTTTCACAACACTTCCTTCCAAACTCACCAATAGAAATCTCAACTTTAACCTAAAGTTAAACTGCTCCAATTCCACCCCCAATGTAGCATACCCTAAACCCTCCGAAATTCCATGGAACAAGGACCTCTGCAACTCCGTCAGCTTAATCGGTTTCGTCGGGAACCCCGTCGAAATCAAACACCTTCCCTCCGGTAAATCCGTCGCCTGGACTCGCCTCTCCGTCAAGAAAAACGCGACGCAAACATCATGGATTCATTTGACGTTTTGGGATGAACTTGCTCATGTTGCTTCTCAGCATCTTCAGAAAGGTCACCAAATTCATGTTTCTGGTCGGCTTGTTACTGACACCGTTGATTCTGCTGAAGGGAAACAACAAACTTACTACAAG GTGGTTGCTCAGAAGGTGAGTTTCATTGATAGGAGTGAGTTGCCGGCGCCTTCACATGATAAGGACTTTGATTTCATAACATCTGATGATG GTAAAAAGAATTATGCTGCAAGTAATATGACTGGTTCTGTAGTGGAACTATGGCAAGTTTTCTTTGCTAACCCTGCGGAGTGGTGGGACAATAGGCTGAACAAG AGGAACCCCAAAGCTCCTGATTTTAAGCACAAAGATACTGGAGAAGCTCTGTGGATCGATGGGAGATCCACTCCACCATGGGTCAAATCCCAATTGGAAATATTAGACATGAGGATGGGTTCGCATACCGGTCAAAATGGTAGAACGGCCATAAATATGGTGACCCCAGATGAAATACTGTCTTTCTAA